In one Bacteroidota bacterium genomic region, the following are encoded:
- a CDS encoding rhodanese-like domain-containing protein → MKNNLQAGKSSTIIDVREEWEFAGGHVAGSINIPLNEIPARLDEFKSIHNTIVLCCASGNRSRQATMYLTQQGLTNVQDGGSWLNVNELIS, encoded by the coding sequence ATGAAAAATAATCTTCAAGCCGGGAAAAGTTCAACCATCATTGACGTCAGAGAGGAATGGGAGTTTGCCGGTGGCCATGTAGCCGGTTCTATCAATATTCCGCTGAATGAGATACCCGCAAGGCTGGATGAATTTAAATCTATCCACAACACCATAGTACTTTGTTGTGCCTCCGGTAACAGAAGTCGTCAGGCCACTATGTACCTTACTCAACAAGGTCTTACAAATGTACAGGATGGCGGATCATGGTTAAATGTAAATGAATTGATCAGTTGA
- a CDS encoding GWxTD domain-containing protein translates to MKKFILILLLTVIGGIQYLEAKNLHARFSYTSFYAPEKGPYIETYLSIEGHSANYQLLGSGLYQASIEASLLFKQGDSIRYFDKFNLLGPETADTLAAVSDFTDLHRISLPNGTYQMELSIRDKNNPGNKPNVVRQEVIINFYSNVISISDIELLSAYKPSEAVSPLVKNGYELIPLVDNFYGQESNHLKFYCEYYHTQSVLGTADFLLTYQIINFESHRIVEANSNFTRQKPKEVGILLSEFDITDLPSGNYNLLVSIRDKDNNLLASKECFFQRSKPIAITADAGDMNYMKLDVSNTFAAQINNRDSLAEFIRCLFPISSPNENTFAINQLEMADSKLMQQYFYDFWQKRNMQNPELAWLNYKEEVRKVNQTYTVGKKKGYMTERGRVYLKYGAPNQISKAYNEPSTYPYEIWQYYTLSNQSNRKFVFYCPEIGGNDFSLLHSDARGEVFESQWMVILKRRTETLNDVDKTKARNMYGNQFEQLYQNPR, encoded by the coding sequence ATGAAAAAGTTCATCCTCATCCTGTTGTTGACCGTTATTGGCGGCATACAATACCTGGAAGCCAAGAACCTCCATGCCCGATTTTCTTATACCTCTTTCTATGCTCCCGAGAAAGGGCCATATATTGAGACGTATCTATCTATTGAAGGGCATAGCGCTAATTATCAACTACTTGGGTCAGGGCTATATCAGGCTTCCATTGAGGCCTCTCTTCTTTTTAAACAGGGCGACAGTATTCGGTATTTCGATAAATTCAATCTACTCGGGCCGGAAACGGCAGATACTTTGGCTGCAGTGAGTGATTTCACAGACCTGCACCGGATTTCTCTACCCAACGGAACCTACCAAATGGAATTGAGCATTCGTGATAAAAACAATCCGGGTAATAAACCAAATGTCGTTCGACAAGAAGTGATCATTAATTTCTATTCGAATGTTATTTCGATTTCTGACATCGAATTGCTTTCAGCGTACAAGCCATCGGAAGCCGTAAGTCCTCTGGTAAAGAATGGCTACGAGCTCATTCCATTAGTCGATAATTTTTACGGACAAGAAAGTAATCATCTTAAATTTTATTGCGAGTATTATCATACCCAATCTGTATTGGGGACTGCTGATTTTTTACTTACTTATCAGATCATCAATTTTGAAAGCCATCGTATTGTTGAAGCCAACTCCAATTTCACGCGGCAAAAACCAAAGGAAGTAGGTATCCTGCTCAGTGAATTTGACATCACTGATCTTCCTTCAGGAAATTATAATTTGTTAGTGAGTATCCGCGATAAAGACAATAACCTGCTGGCTTCGAAAGAATGTTTTTTCCAGCGCAGTAAGCCCATCGCGATTACGGCTGATGCCGGTGATATGAATTATATGAAATTAGATGTTTCCAATACGTTTGCCGCTCAAATCAACAACAGAGACTCACTGGCTGAATTTATCCGTTGTCTCTTTCCTATCAGCAGTCCGAATGAAAATACATTTGCGATCAATCAGTTGGAGATGGCAGATAGCAAATTAATGCAACAGTATTTTTATGACTTCTGGCAGAAGCGCAACATGCAGAATCCTGAATTGGCCTGGCTGAATTATAAAGAAGAAGTTCGTAAGGTCAATCAAACCTATACAGTAGGGAAAAAGAAAGGCTATATGACGGAACGCGGACGCGTCTATTTAAAATATGGAGCCCCGAATCAAATTTCAAAAGCCTACAATGAACCCAGCACTTATCCGTATGAAATCTGGCAATATTATACCCTGAGCAATCAGAGCAACCGGAAATTTGTTTTTTATTGTCCGGAGATTGGGGGCAATGATTTCAGCTTATTGCATAGCGATGCCCGCGGCGAAGTATTTGAGTCGCAATGGATGGTCATCTTAAAACGTCGTACAGAAACCCTGAATGATGTGGATAAAACCAAGGCCAGAAATATGTATGGCAATCAATTTGAACAATTATATCAGAATCCCCGCTAG
- a CDS encoding PorP/SprF family type IX secretion system membrane protein translates to MRPLHYIPVVLLLLLHTVLQGQDIHYSQFAQSALQVNPADAGMFPADLRITGHHKRQWASITVPYKTFSMAADGKVAAINEKFKGFGVGLLVHHDEAGDGQLRSLDVRLFIAYRIPLNTDSVHFFRGGFMGGFSQRTIDFNKLTFDEQFDGDVFNPLSPNGETFNSNSSSWADMGFGLGWDMQQENSLWQAGFSATHINRPDQGFFTEAVRRPVLWQINTGGQLKLNESMLLLPGAIYMLQEEFREFNFGAELKVNLQQEKQQPYAIGFGIHHRWKDALIPSVALYMGKFRLGFSYDINTSPLKTVSRSRGGPEISIVYMSRKIKAIVQRSIICPVY, encoded by the coding sequence GTGAGACCATTGCACTATATACCTGTTGTTTTACTCCTGTTGCTCCATACGGTGCTGCAGGGACAGGATATTCATTATTCGCAATTTGCGCAATCGGCATTACAGGTAAACCCCGCTGATGCAGGAATGTTTCCGGCGGATCTCCGAATTACGGGACATCATAAACGACAGTGGGCCTCCATCACTGTCCCCTATAAAACATTTTCAATGGCTGCTGATGGTAAAGTTGCAGCGATAAATGAGAAGTTTAAAGGATTTGGTGTTGGTCTTTTAGTTCATCACGATGAAGCCGGCGACGGACAACTTCGATCACTGGATGTTCGCCTCTTCATCGCTTACCGTATTCCGTTGAATACTGATTCTGTTCATTTTTTCAGAGGAGGATTCATGGGAGGCTTTAGTCAGCGAACGATCGATTTTAATAAACTCACCTTTGATGAGCAGTTTGATGGCGATGTCTTTAATCCGCTTTCTCCAAACGGCGAAACCTTCAACAGCAATAGCAGCTCCTGGGCCGATATGGGATTCGGTCTGGGTTGGGATATGCAACAGGAAAATTCGCTCTGGCAAGCCGGATTCTCTGCCACACATATTAACCGACCGGATCAGGGTTTCTTTACGGAAGCGGTACGCCGTCCTGTTTTATGGCAAATCAATACCGGAGGACAATTGAAATTAAATGAGTCTATGCTCCTTTTGCCGGGTGCTATTTATATGTTGCAGGAAGAATTTCGTGAATTCAATTTTGGTGCGGAGTTAAAAGTAAATCTTCAGCAGGAGAAGCAACAACCCTATGCTATCGGTTTTGGAATTCATCATCGGTGGAAGGATGCGCTCATTCCCTCGGTCGCATTGTATATGGGTAAATTCCGACTTGGATTCTCGTATGACATCAACACATCTCCCCTAAAGACGGTAAGCCGCAGCCGTGGTGGTCCGGAAATCAGTATTGTTTATATGTCACGGAAAATAAAAGCCATTGTTCAACGTAGTATAATCTGTCCGGTTTATTGA
- a CDS encoding tetratricopeptide repeat protein, translating into MVKGTLYTLAFLAFILYGSNAHAQSKTAYLKAGDECLNRNDPFCALSNYRLALEYSEDAEVYLHIASAEKMLHNYKEALTWYQRCLGKSKDPEETKTALLASADLYKRLGDFAAADKCFDALTTNDPSNEKKWQQGKSDYKKAEQLYHDSAAFELFPLAGDINTAYSDFAPAPLGDSLLFYSSLRFFLFENNQKVATSRISSVPTNQALLPKSKTLNESINQAAFNNANASVSPDGKIMVFTRCLYDENGKLMCSLYESQFLNGMWQDAIKLNGQINPPGKTSTQPCITTDKSEGYLLLFSSNKSGGEGGWIFGGAREKPTDNMKVPVMSEKK; encoded by the coding sequence ATGGTCAAGGGAACACTATATACGCTCGCTTTCCTTGCCTTTATTCTGTATGGAAGCAATGCCCATGCACAATCAAAGACCGCTTATTTAAAAGCAGGCGACGAATGCTTAAACCGCAACGATCCTTTTTGCGCATTGAGTAATTATCGTCTTGCACTGGAATATAGTGAAGATGCAGAAGTGTATTTACATATCGCTTCTGCCGAGAAAATGCTGCATAATTACAAGGAGGCCTTGACATGGTATCAACGATGTCTGGGCAAAAGCAAGGATCCGGAGGAAACGAAGACAGCCCTCCTCGCTTCTGCAGATCTTTATAAACGTCTCGGAGATTTTGCTGCTGCCGATAAATGCTTCGATGCTTTAACAACGAATGACCCTTCCAATGAAAAGAAATGGCAACAAGGTAAATCAGATTATAAAAAAGCAGAACAGTTGTACCATGATAGTGCTGCATTTGAACTCTTCCCTCTGGCCGGAGATATCAATACGGCGTACTCTGATTTCGCTCCTGCTCCTCTGGGCGATTCCCTACTCTTCTATTCATCGCTTCGCTTCTTCCTCTTCGAGAACAATCAAAAAGTCGCCACTTCCCGAATCTCCTCCGTTCCGACTAATCAGGCATTGCTCCCTAAATCAAAAACTTTAAATGAAAGTATCAATCAGGCTGCTTTCAATAATGCTAATGCTTCTGTCAGTCCGGATGGAAAAATAATGGTCTTTACGCGATGCCTCTATGATGAGAATGGGAAATTGATGTGCTCCCTCTACGAATCTCAATTTCTAAATGGAATGTGGCAAGATGCCATCAAACTGAATGGCCAAATAAATCCTCCCGGAAAAACTTCTACACAGCCTTGTATCACCACTGACAAATCAGAAGGCTATCTCCTTTTATTCTCCAGTAATAAAAGTGGCGGTGAAGGGGGATGGATATTTGGTGGAGCAAGAGAAAAGCCAACGGACAATATGAAAGTCCCGGTAATGTCGGAAAAGAAATAA
- a CDS encoding gliding motility-associated C-terminal domain-containing protein: MLLSQVSTATHIVGGELNYRYLGNNVYQINLTVYRDCFNGVPPFDNPASVGIFNALTYNFIREKQFNFIDLDTVPPTINSPCFIPPTNICYERTVYSDTVILPPSANGYILSYQRCCRNITILNLVTPDAIGATYEAWIAGTNTFSQNSNPVFNLWPPPFICAGIPFVFDHSASDFEGDSIVYELITPLNGGTIPDPMPQPPLAPPYQNVTFQPPYSQADMLGGTPPLNIDPVTGELTCFPTTIGQFVIGIRAKEFRGGILVGYTRRDFQLNVVPCPSLVVAALQNPLISCGSNTVTFQNFSFNAGSYHWDFGVTGQTNDTSNIFSPVFTYPDTGVYNVTLIAYSNVDPGCTDTTTGTVTVLPPYVADYSFSLDTCSNLVSFNDTSNSISGVTTIRNWRFGDNTTSSLEDPVHQYAAAGNYLAILIATSARGCKDTVIKQLNIPPLLDIQTQQNLAARCHTECNGLAQVQALHGLSPYTFQWNDPLNQTTSTADSLCAGQYIVRVTDARGCTSIDTIQITEPLPLSLSMNSTPDYCNQICGGTATALPAGGNGNYSYQWNDPQNQTSASATGLCQGTYAVLISDGLGCTYTDSITVNYVDSFPIIAATADTNLLYSGQSTGLHANPSSPGFTYSWTPSSSLNNSSSSDPIATPPENTTYIVIATDPNGCSVTDTLFIEVKNILCDEPEIYIPSAFSPNGDQKNDEFMVRGNTIETLYLAIYDRWGEKVFETRDQRNGWNGFYKGKLVPPDVYVYYVESTCFNKAEFRKKGNITVIR; the protein is encoded by the coding sequence ATGCTCCTGTCACAAGTATCTACAGCAACCCATATTGTTGGAGGAGAACTCAATTATCGCTATTTGGGCAACAATGTATACCAAATCAATCTGACCGTTTACCGTGATTGTTTCAATGGCGTACCTCCTTTTGATAATCCCGCTTCAGTCGGCATCTTCAATGCACTCACCTATAATTTCATCAGAGAGAAGCAATTTAATTTCATTGATCTGGATACTGTTCCTCCCACCATCAATTCACCCTGCTTTATTCCCCCTACCAATATTTGCTATGAGCGTACCGTGTACTCAGATACGGTAATTCTCCCTCCTTCTGCCAATGGTTACATTCTCTCTTATCAACGTTGTTGTCGTAATATAACTATACTGAATTTAGTTACACCGGATGCTATTGGAGCTACCTATGAGGCATGGATTGCCGGTACCAATACCTTCTCCCAGAACAGCAATCCTGTCTTCAATCTCTGGCCTCCTCCTTTCATCTGTGCCGGAATTCCTTTTGTCTTTGATCATTCGGCCTCTGACTTTGAAGGCGACTCCATCGTCTATGAATTAATTACTCCACTCAACGGAGGTACCATTCCTGATCCGATGCCACAACCGCCTCTGGCACCACCGTACCAGAATGTCACCTTTCAGCCCCCTTACTCTCAGGCGGATATGTTAGGAGGTACACCGCCCTTAAATATAGATCCGGTTACAGGAGAACTGACTTGTTTTCCTACTACCATCGGACAATTTGTAATTGGCATTCGTGCTAAAGAATTTCGTGGGGGAATTCTGGTAGGTTATACCCGAAGAGATTTTCAACTCAACGTGGTCCCCTGTCCTTCACTCGTTGTTGCTGCCTTGCAAAATCCGTTGATCAGTTGTGGAAGCAATACCGTGACCTTTCAAAATTTCAGTTTCAATGCCGGTTCCTACCATTGGGACTTCGGCGTAACCGGACAAACCAACGATACGTCCAACATCTTCTCACCCGTGTTCACCTATCCCGATACCGGAGTATATAACGTCACATTGATCGCTTACTCGAATGTAGATCCGGGTTGTACGGATACGACAACAGGTACGGTGACTGTCCTGCCACCTTATGTAGCAGATTATTCATTTAGTCTCGATACCTGCAGCAATTTAGTATCCTTCAATGACACCTCCAATTCCATCAGCGGTGTTACCACAATCAGGAACTGGAGATTTGGTGACAATACCACTTCTTCACTCGAAGATCCGGTACATCAGTATGCGGCTGCCGGAAATTATCTAGCCATTCTCATTGCCACTTCTGCAAGAGGTTGTAAGGATACGGTGATAAAGCAGTTGAACATTCCTCCGCTGTTGGATATTCAAACACAACAAAATCTTGCTGCGCGATGTCATACGGAATGTAACGGCCTGGCACAGGTGCAAGCGCTTCACGGACTTTCGCCCTATACTTTTCAGTGGAACGACCCGCTCAATCAAACTACATCAACTGCTGATAGTCTCTGCGCCGGTCAATATATTGTTCGTGTGACAGATGCCAGAGGCTGTACTTCCATTGACACCATTCAAATCACGGAGCCTTTGCCACTCTCACTCTCCATGAACTCCACTCCCGATTATTGCAATCAGATTTGTGGCGGAACAGCAACAGCACTTCCTGCAGGAGGGAATGGCAACTATTCCTATCAATGGAATGATCCGCAAAACCAAACCAGTGCAAGTGCTACAGGATTATGTCAGGGAACTTATGCAGTACTCATTTCTGATGGATTAGGATGCACTTATACGGACAGTATCACCGTAAATTATGTGGATTCCTTTCCGATCATTGCGGCAACGGCTGATACTAATTTACTCTACAGCGGACAAAGCACCGGGCTTCATGCGAACCCTTCTTCTCCGGGATTCACGTATAGCTGGACACCTTCTTCTTCACTCAACAACAGCAGCTCTTCAGATCCCATTGCAACACCTCCTGAAAATACGACGTACATCGTAATCGCTACGGACCCGAATGGATGTTCAGTAACGGATACATTATTTATTGAAGTGAAGAATATACTCTGCGATGAACCTGAAATTTATATTCCGAGTGCCTTCTCCCCTAACGGAGATCAGAAGAACGATGAATTCATGGTGAGAGGGAATACTATTGAAACACTCTATCTCGCCATCTATGATCGCTGGGGAGAAAAAGTTTTCGAAACAAGAGATCAGCGGAATGGATGGAACGGATTTTACAAAGGGAAATTAGTACCTCCTGATGTTTATGTATACTATGTGGAGTCCACTTGCTTCAACAAAGCAGAATTCAGAAAAAAAGGAAATATTACGGTAATCCGATAA
- a CDS encoding T9SS type A sorting domain-containing protein, giving the protein MKIKIYSLFCYLFLLTLQTNAQNILQLKTDPAQPTTNTPVKLIADVQFSSGDCKDKTLTFNQVGNKFETNAMHCLGALSVICYDSDTFNVGLLPAGNYRFFFHVETGIGPSPCSPGIVPGPDDSIDFVVTVASGLPDKENKAFSFHPNPADDNVNLRFAAISNDRFIRIQNLSGATLLSAEAKATQLSIGLSEFSSGIYFIEVYENGNCTGREKLVKN; this is encoded by the coding sequence ATGAAAATTAAAATCTACTCCCTGTTCTGTTATTTATTCCTCCTGACCCTTCAAACCAATGCACAAAACATTCTTCAACTGAAAACGGATCCGGCGCAACCAACTACAAATACGCCGGTGAAGCTGATTGCAGATGTGCAATTCTCTTCGGGTGATTGTAAGGATAAAACGCTTACCTTTAATCAGGTTGGAAATAAGTTTGAAACGAATGCGATGCATTGCCTTGGGGCGCTTTCTGTTATTTGTTATGACTCCGATACCTTTAACGTGGGACTCTTGCCGGCCGGAAATTACAGGTTCTTTTTTCATGTAGAAACCGGAATAGGACCCTCTCCCTGTTCTCCCGGTATTGTTCCCGGTCCCGATGATTCGATTGACTTTGTAGTTACCGTAGCGAGTGGGTTACCCGATAAGGAGAACAAGGCTTTTAGTTTTCATCCCAATCCTGCAGATGATAATGTGAATCTGCGCTTTGCTGCCATCAGTAATGACCGGTTTATTCGCATTCAAAATTTGTCAGGCGCTACCTTGTTAAGCGCAGAAGCAAAGGCAACCCAATTGTCCATCGGACTCTCTGAATTTTCTTCGGGAATTTATTTTATTGAAGTGTATGAAAATGGCAACTGTACCGGAAGGGAGAAGCTGGTGAAGAATTAG
- a CDS encoding gliding motility-associated C-terminal domain-containing protein, translating into MRIKIMLRFYVLFLLLIVHQSNAQNLVPNPGFETTLASPSAAGQWNLAQPWDGINGTPDLYGRNQVSLPLLPCDNVNIPTNAGGFCDERTGQNHYMGLQFDLINNQREYIPAPFVIPLNNGDIYRIEFYLQRADSSRFACNRIGALLSNNIPIQPGTGVINFIPQLEALAQVTDTAGWTKVTGVYQAFGGENYITIGIFRNDNDPQLFKTDYGTTTAGCTAMNDHAYYYIDDIAVTPVNVTVQIEGDTVICPGQTTVLTANSNVPFWWSSSDFPNDTGALSVDTIITPNAPVTYYLNTDFKTDSVRILIVNPPVVNLGPDTLLCEGDTIFLDATAPDGLLYTWSTGDTSSIIAVTDTGTYSVLVDNLGCSTEDSVVIPAFLENPLLTLGEDSSYCFFYNDSLTLDGGVGISYLWQPTLETSREITVLVPGIYSVSVGRANGCRRTATLEVQEICEPTVFVPNAFTPDDDGLNDIFRPYVNNVLLYNFRVINRRGQIIFYSENPSEGWDGTYDGQDSPIGVYVFRVNYEGLDEDGIKVKKKMLGTVTLIR; encoded by the coding sequence ATGAGAATAAAAATAATGCTGCGATTTTATGTATTGTTCCTGTTGCTGATCGTTCATCAGAGCAACGCGCAGAATCTTGTTCCTAATCCGGGATTCGAAACTACTTTGGCGAGCCCCTCAGCCGCAGGACAATGGAATCTGGCGCAACCCTGGGACGGCATCAACGGCACGCCTGATTTATACGGAAGAAATCAGGTAAGTCTTCCGCTATTGCCTTGCGACAATGTTAACATTCCAACCAATGCCGGTGGATTTTGTGATGAAAGAACCGGACAGAATCATTACATGGGTTTACAGTTCGACCTGATCAATAATCAGCGGGAATACATCCCTGCTCCATTTGTGATTCCTTTAAACAACGGCGATATTTATCGAATCGAATTTTATCTTCAACGAGCAGATAGTTCCCGCTTTGCCTGCAATCGCATTGGCGCTCTACTCTCCAACAATATTCCCATTCAGCCCGGAACCGGTGTTATCAATTTCATTCCACAGTTGGAAGCGCTTGCGCAAGTTACAGATACAGCAGGCTGGACCAAAGTAACCGGAGTCTATCAGGCCTTTGGCGGTGAAAATTATATCACCATCGGAATTTTTAGAAATGATAATGATCCGCAATTATTTAAAACCGACTATGGAACGACGACCGCCGGATGTACAGCAATGAATGATCATGCGTATTATTATATCGATGATATAGCGGTGACTCCGGTGAATGTTACCGTACAAATTGAAGGCGATACTGTCATTTGTCCGGGGCAAACAACTGTCCTTACCGCAAATTCCAATGTACCCTTCTGGTGGAGCAGTTCCGATTTTCCGAACGATACGGGTGCACTCAGTGTGGATACGATCATTACACCTAATGCTCCAGTAACTTATTATCTGAATACCGATTTTAAAACTGATAGTGTGCGTATTTTAATTGTAAATCCACCCGTAGTAAATCTCGGACCCGACACGCTGCTCTGCGAAGGTGATACTATTTTTCTTGATGCCACAGCGCCGGATGGTTTACTCTATACCTGGTCAACAGGTGATACCTCTTCTATCATTGCCGTAACGGATACCGGCACCTACAGTGTACTGGTTGATAATTTAGGATGTTCAACGGAAGATTCTGTGGTGATTCCCGCTTTCCTTGAAAATCCATTGCTGACATTGGGTGAAGATTCCTCCTACTGTTTCTTCTACAATGATTCACTGACCTTAGATGGTGGGGTGGGTATTTCTTATCTCTGGCAACCTACCTTAGAAACTTCAAGAGAAATCACGGTATTAGTTCCGGGGATTTATTCAGTTAGTGTCGGCAGAGCGAATGGATGCAGAAGAACTGCCACTTTAGAAGTGCAGGAAATATGCGAGCCTACTGTTTTTGTCCCCAATGCATTTACGCCGGATGATGATGGACTCAATGATATATTTCGCCCCTATGTGAACAATGTTTTGCTCTATAATTTCAGAGTCATCAATCGCAGAGGACAGATTATTTTTTATTCAGAAAATCCATCCGAAGGATGGGATGGCACCTACGACGGACAGGATTCACCCATTGGGGTCTACGTCTTCCGTGTAAATTACGAAGGACTGGATGAAGATGGAATCAAAGTGAAAAAGAAAATGTTAGGTACAGTAACTCTTATCCGATAA
- a CDS encoding fumarylacetoacetate hydrolase family protein encodes MKIICVGRNYAAHAKELNNAVEEEPVIFLKPETALIPNRQPFFYPSFSQDVHYETELVIRISKVGKNIEEKFAHRYYDAVSLGIDFTARDLQQKLKSKGLPWELAKGFDSSAPLGRFIPLDEIGKPVQDLHFSMTLNGEIKQTGHTADMIFPVDKIIAFVSSYFTLKIGDLIFTGTPSGVGPVSKGDLIVASLEETELLKVKIR; translated from the coding sequence ATGAAAATCATCTGTGTAGGACGCAATTACGCCGCGCATGCGAAAGAACTCAACAATGCTGTGGAAGAAGAACCTGTGATCTTCCTCAAGCCGGAAACTGCGCTCATTCCCAACCGTCAGCCCTTCTTCTACCCTTCTTTTTCACAGGATGTACACTATGAAACAGAACTCGTCATTCGCATTTCGAAAGTGGGGAAAAATATTGAAGAAAAATTCGCACATCGTTACTACGATGCTGTTAGTCTGGGCATCGATTTTACCGCGAGGGATTTGCAGCAGAAACTGAAATCAAAAGGATTACCCTGGGAGTTAGCCAAGGGATTTGACAGTTCAGCTCCACTCGGACGATTTATTCCGCTGGATGAAATCGGCAAACCGGTGCAGGATTTACATTTCAGCATGACCTTGAATGGAGAAATCAAACAAACAGGTCATACGGCTGACATGATTTTTCCGGTCGATAAAATCATCGCCTTCGTTTCCTCCTATTTCACGCTGAAAATCGGCGATCTGATCTTTACGGGAACTCCTTCGGGTGTAGGTCCTGTCAGCAAGGGAGATCTTATTGTGGCAAGCCTGGAAGAAACGGAACTATTAAAGGTGAAAATCAGGTAA
- the idi gene encoding isopentenyl-diphosphate Delta-isomerase translates to MDYVVLVDSNDVEVGVMEKMEAHRKGILHRAFSVLIYNSKGELLLQKRAAHKYHSGGLWTNTCCSHPAPGEDLLVAANRRLGEEMGMKGLLLTVENSMIYKTDLENGLIEHELDYILKGISDADPVMNPNEAEDFRWMAIADLKSDVNLFPEKYTFWLKEMIRKNIL, encoded by the coding sequence ATGGATTATGTAGTCTTAGTGGATAGCAACGATGTAGAAGTCGGTGTAATGGAAAAGATGGAAGCTCACCGTAAAGGGATTTTGCATCGTGCCTTTTCTGTTTTGATTTATAATTCGAAGGGAGAATTGCTGCTTCAAAAACGTGCTGCACATAAGTACCATTCCGGTGGTTTATGGACCAATACCTGCTGCAGTCACCCGGCTCCCGGAGAGGATTTGCTTGTTGCCGCAAACCGGAGACTCGGAGAAGAGATGGGTATGAAAGGCCTGCTATTGACTGTTGAAAATTCTATGATTTACAAAACAGATCTGGAGAATGGTTTGATCGAACATGAACTCGATTACATTTTAAAAGGAATTTCGGATGCAGATCCCGTTATGAATCCGAACGAGGCAGAAGATTTCAGGTGGATGGCCATAGCCGATTTAAAATCGGATGTAAATTTATTTCCGGAGAAGTATACATTTTGGTTAAAGGAAATGATCCGGAAAAATATTTTGTAA
- a CDS encoding glycosyltransferase family 2 protein → MKRVAIVILNWNGKHFLEKFLPDVIRFSSELARVVVADNASTDDSISFLEKNFPEVKIIRNDKNYGFTGGYNVALKNLNDEFFVLLNSDVEVTEGWLQPLLSFMDTHPNTAACQPKIRSYSDRNMFEHAGAAGGYIDFLGYPFCRGRIYNTLEEDHGQYDDAQPVFWATGACLFIRSTVYHQQGGFDDAFFAHMEEIDLCWRIQHTGMDIYVIPQSVVYHVGGGTLPKSNPRKTYYNFRNNLMMLFKNLPGHQLIWLIPIRLFLDGAAGIKFLFEGDYKDTFAVLKAHFSFYYMVITSFPKRMRQQKHVVKHASKGIYHKSIAKAYYLNKTKYFNALQKEDFS, encoded by the coding sequence ATGAAAAGAGTTGCCATTGTCATTCTGAACTGGAACGGAAAGCATTTCCTGGAAAAATTCCTGCCGGATGTTATCCGGTTCAGTAGCGAATTGGCCAGAGTTGTAGTGGCGGACAACGCATCCACCGACGATTCCATTTCATTTCTCGAAAAAAATTTTCCCGAAGTTAAAATTATCAGAAACGATAAAAATTATGGCTTCACGGGTGGGTATAATGTCGCATTAAAAAATCTGAACGATGAATTTTTTGTACTTCTTAATTCGGATGTGGAAGTTACGGAAGGATGGTTGCAGCCCTTGCTTTCGTTTATGGATACACATCCAAATACAGCGGCCTGTCAGCCAAAAATCCGCTCCTATTCCGATCGTAACATGTTTGAGCACGCGGGCGCAGCAGGAGGTTATATAGACTTCCTCGGTTACCCCTTTTGCAGAGGAAGAATTTACAATACGCTGGAAGAAGATCATGGACAATATGACGATGCGCAACCTGTGTTTTGGGCAACCGGTGCTTGTCTGTTCATTCGCTCCACGGTTTATCATCAACAGGGTGGTTTTGATGATGCCTTCTTTGCGCATATGGAAGAAATTGATTTATGCTGGAGAATTCAGCATACCGGAATGGACATTTATGTCATCCCTCAAAGCGTCGTTTATCACGTTGGGGGTGGCACTTTGCCAAAAAGTAATCCCCGCAAGACCTATTATAATTTCCGTAATAACCTGATGATGCTCTTTAAAAATCTACCCGGACATCAACTTATTTGGCTGATACCGATTCGTCTCTTTCTCGATGGAGCAGCCGGAATAAAATTTCTTTTTGAAGGCGATTATAAAGATACCTTTGCCGTGTTAAAAGCACATTTCTCTTTTTATTACATGGTCATCACCTCATTTCCGAAACGCATGCGTCAACAAAAACATGTCGTGAAGCATGCTTCGAAAGGCATCTATCATAAGAGCATTGCCAAAGCGTATTACCTGAATAAAACTAAATATTTTAACGCATTACAGAAGGAAGACTTCAGCTAA